The Syntrophorhabdales bacterium region AAGGGGATCTTCGCCAGGTAACGGGAGAAAAGCTGGCATTAGTCAACCTTGGCCCGGACCTGGTAAATAACCACATCACTGCACTCGTTCCGAAGGAACGAGTGGTGCTTGGAATCTCCAGTGAGACTTCGCTGGAAAATGTGGTGTTGATAGAGCAGTGCAAGGTCCTTCACGAACAGGGATATCGTTTCTGCCTCAATAAATTCGCACCCGACAAGTCCTTCTCGCCATTTCTGCAAGTGGCCGAGTTTGTAGAGCTGAGCGCGACCGGGAAAGATCATGCCAGGATGGCGGAAGACGTGAGCCTGGTCAAGAAACTACCGGCCAAACTCCTCGCTTCTGATGTAAACTCAGAGGAAGAGTACGCCATTTGCCAGGACCTGGGCTTCGACCTGTACGAAGGCCGATTCTACTATAAACAACCCGTAGCGGGTTCAAAATCCGTATCCCCGTCTCAACTGCTTCTCCTGGAGCTCTCGGCCCACCTTGCCAGAGACGAAGACGTGTACAAGGTGGAAGCCGTATTCAAGAAGAATCCGGAGCTTTCGTTCGGACTTCTCAAGTTGATTAACTCTGCCTTTTTCCGCGTGCAGCAGCGCGTTACCTCCATAAGACAGGCAATTGCTTTACTCGGCTACGGGAATCTGCAGAAATGGGTTGGATTGCTCCTCTTCACTGTTGATCATCGGGACCACACCTTCAACCCGCTTGTCGAGAAGGTCCTCACCCGCGGCCGCATGATGGAACTGCTGGCCGAGCGCGTGACGGGGAGCAAGACAGCCGCCGATAGCGCCTTCATTGTCGGTATGCTTTCTTTCGTTGACGTGCTCTTTGGAAAACCACTTAAAGAAATCGTGGAAAAGCTGAGCCTTGCGGACGAAATTCGCGACGCTCTTACGGAGCGGGCAGGAGTCCTGGGCACGTTGCTCGCCATCACCGAAGACCTCGATGATGAAAAGTATGAAGAGCTCAGTAACAAATGTACCTCGCTGGGCATTCGCCCCATTGATCTCCTCTCGATCGAGACAAAAGCCATGCTTGAATACCAAGCATCGCTAAATGACGATTTGCGGCGAGTCACACAGGAAAAAGAGGCCAGCTGAACATTTCGGCCTATCGCAGGCGGCGGGTAATGAACGGTGTGCCGCCCCCTGGAGACGCCCTGGAGCGGGTCTTTGTGTTTACCACCCAGGATTGACGGGACTGTGAGCAAGGCAGCATGGACGTTTTTGTAGCACGACAGCCGATCTTCGACGCGCACCAGGCGGTGTACGGGTATGAGCTGCTCTACCGTTCGGGTTCCGCTAATGCGTATGAAGGAACTGACGGAAGCCAGGCTTCGCTCAGTGTAATACGTAACGCCTTTCTCATGGCAGGGCCCGAAGTACTTACCGGTCGAAAAAAAGCCTTTATAAACTTCACCAAAGATCTGCTCGTGAGCGGCGTGGCTCTTAGTCTTCCCAACGATCGAACCGTCGTCGAAATACTGGAAGATGTGGAGCCGGACGAGCCCTCTCTTAAGGCGTGTCGTGATTTGAAGGAAGCAGGTTTCACCCTGGCACTCGACGACTACACGCTCGCCAACACCACTCAGGACGCTTTTCTTCAGATTGCCGATATTGTCAAGGTCGACTTCAAACTTACGCCTGAACAAGATCGCGGAAAGGTTATCCAGCGCCTGTCACAGTACTCAAAACAGTTTCTGGCTGAGAAGGTAGAAACCAGGCAGGACTTCAAGGACGCAGTCACGAAAGGTTACGCCTTATTTCAGGGATACTTCTTCAGCAAACCGGTAATGGTTTCAGGGAAGGACATCCCCACTATCAAGCTCAATTACATGGAGATGGTACGGGAAGTAAACCGCCGGGAACTCGACTTCTTTCAGCTGGAAAAGGTGATCAAGCAGGATCCTTCCCTGTGTTACACGCTGCTTAACTACATCAACTCCGCATATTTCGGACTCCGCGAGCATATCACCTCTATCAGGCACGCTATGGTCTTACTGGGCGAAAGTGAAGTGAGAAAATGGGCTTCCCTCGTCCTCTTCACATTCATCGGGAAGGACAAACCATCTGAAGTCATCGTCACTTCCCTCATCAGGGCCAAAATGTGCGAGGCACTCACCCCTCACGTTGGCCTTAAGGGGGCCGAGTCAGAACTCTTTTTCGTGGGCATGTTTTCCCTGCTGGACGTTCTTATCGGTAGGCCCTTGTCTGAGATAGTCAAGTCGATGCACCTATCTGCCGAGGTGAAGAATGCCCTCCTCGGCATCAAGAACAAATACAGGGATATTTTTGAACTGGTTATAAATTATCAGAGCGGGAATTGGGAGAAGTTCTTGAAGTCTATCAATAAGCTCTCGCTAAACCAGACAATAGTACCAAAGCTCTACCTGGAATCGGTCGAATGGGCTGACCAGATTGCGAGCCTCAAAGAGGATTCCGGGAACTGACGCCTCTTTATAATAGCCTGCCCGAAAGTGGTTGATTTTTCTCATTCGCCTATGTTATAGAATTCACAAGCAACACACAATCAACGAATATTCGCGGTACAGGAGCACCCGTACGCCCGCGATGGAGATTCATAATGAGCAACTTCCTTGACAAACTCACCATCAGGATTATGAGGGACGACGACCTTGACGCAATCGTTGACATAGACACCAAGGTGCTCGGGGAACCACGACGAGATTACTGGGTGACGAAGATCATCAAGCAAGCTGATTCGCGCCCCCACGACGCATCTCTTGTAGCCGAGGTAGACGGGAAAGTGACGGGTTTCATTCTCGGCGAGGTCAGCGGGTGGGAATTCAAAGTCCCGAACAACATTGGCTGGATAGACACAATCGGTATAGATCCGGATTACCAGAATCGAGGCATAGCCAAAGAGCTGGCCAATGCGTTAGTAACCAATCTCAGGGCTCACAGTGTTGATACCATTTATACGCTTGTTAACTGGAACGATTGGGATCTTCTTCAGTTTTTCCATGCGATGGGATTTACACGCGGGGATATGATTAATCTTGTCCTGAAAGTCTAGCCTTTCTTATCGGGCAGGCGCAACTTCATGCCAGCCATAATGCGATCATTTCTGAGCTTATTTACCTTCTTCAGCGTTACCATGTTCACGCCATACTTCTCAGAGATGTCTGAAAGGTTCTCTCCTTTTTTCACCGTGTGATACTTTGCGGCCGGTCTGGGCTGAGTCATTTTCTTGCTGACCAGCTCGATCCGCATGTTCGGGTAAATCTGGTCCTTCTTGAGCCTGTTGATCTCTTTCAGTGTGGCGACATCAACACCATATTTCTCGGAGATATCTGTCAGCCGCTCACCTTTCTTGACAATGTGAAACGCCTTTACTTCTTTCTTCTTCTCAGCCTTGGGAGCCGTCTTGGGTACTGCAGGTGTCTCATTGCGGGCTTCCAAATGCTTCGCCGACACTTCCGTTTTCGGTGCACCTGCCGTCCTGACGTCCTCTTCGCTTTTGTTCGCAACCTGCTTATAGAATGATGGAATGTAGATCGCGCTTCCCTGCTTTGTTTTCAGGCCTCCATCGCAGTAATTGACCAGTGTGAGCTCGGCATAGGAGACGCCGTAGCGTTTCATGATCTTCGGTAGAGAATCTTTCTTCTTCACGATATGCGTCGTGAAACCCTTTACCTTACGTTCGTTCTGCAGCGCCTGAACCATATTCTCCCGGAACTCCTGTGCTTCAATCCCAGTTGGAAGTTTCATAGCATAAGACTGTGCATCGGGCGGTGTTATGCCTGTCAGCAGTTCCGGGTTGAGCGACTTGATTACGGCCATCTCAACAGACGCGGCGCGCGCTACAGTCTCGAGCCGCACACCCCCCGGGACCTGTACCCGAATAAACTCGATAGGGCTCTCATACGCGATGTTGGTGAATCCATACTTTTCGGGATTCTTCGCAATAATGGCCGCAGCTATCAGTTGAGGAATATATTCCCGCGTCTCTTTCGGCAGCGTATTGTATTTGCTCAGCTCCCAGAAATCGGTTGTCTCATGGCGTAGTATCGCCCTTTCAATCCGTTTTTCTCCAGCATTGTACCCGGCCGCTGCCAGGTACCAGTCACCAAACTGATTGAACAGGCTTCGAAGGTACCGTGCCGCTGCTATGGTTGATTTTTCCGGGTCTCTTCTCTCATCAACCCAGTGATTCACTCTGAGGCCGTATCGCTCCCCGGTCTCGTAGATGAATTGCCATGGGCCGCACGCCTTCATCGGCGAATAAGCCCTCGTATTGAAGCCGCTCTCAATCATCGCCAGGTAGACAAGGTCCTCAGGCAGATTGTGCTGCCTCAATATGTCCCTGATCATCGGCACGTACCGCTCCGAGCGGCGCAGCCAGTTCGTAAAGACTTTTCTCTTTTCGACGGTGAAAAAATGGATGAAGTATTGAACAGCCTCGTTGAAAACTACGGGGATATCAAAGTTCTCAAGGGAACCAGGGCCAACAAGAAGAGGCGACTCTTCTTCCTCTATCTCAACGGAGGAGGAATCACTCGGATCACCGACCGCCCTCCCCTTCCCGGCAGGCAGCGTTATACTCAGATCGTTCCGGTCGTTTGCCAGAGACTGCCGATCTTCTAACATCGGCACGGCCACCGGTACGGACGCTATTGCGCTAGACCCATTTGGAGCGAGGGCAGTTGCCATTCCGAAAACAGCCAGCATGCACACGAGTCCGAGCAGCGCTTTTCTCATCCCTCCTGTCCTAGCAAAAAGAATACCACCGGCCCTACTATCTTGATAATAAAGTCCAAAAGCCTGTCTGTCAACAGAAAAATGACCTAAGTGCGTCATAAGCCTAGCTTTTTACCGAGTATGCCCCTATAGCCTCTGGCGAATTCCGCGCCATTCATTCTCTTGCGATTCTCCATTTGTACGTCCCTTAACAGGACAGAACCGCCCGGCGTGGCTATCAGCAACCCTCCAGGCAATACTTCGAGCACCCTGCCCGGCTCCGCCTCTTCAGTTCGGTGCCCAAAGTCGGCTGCAAACACCTTCAACAGCTTGCCGTCGATATACGTGTAAGCTGTGGGCCAGCCTACCAGCGCCCTGACCTGCCTTACGATCTCACTTGCACCTGCAGCCCAATTGATCAGCCCCATCTCCCTGCTGATCATGGGAGTGTAGGTAGCATCCTCCTCTTTTTGAGCCCTGCCTTCCGGCAGTCCGCCCTGTTCGATCTCTCCTAAAAATCCTGGTAGCAGCACTGCTGTTCTTTGGGAAAGCCTCTCTGACAGCCTTTCAGCATCTTCGCTCTCCTCAATACAAAACCGCTCCTGATACAGGATGTCACCTGCATCCATCCTTTCGCTCATTCTGATGATGCTGATGCCCGTCTCTGACTCTCCGTTTCGGACAGCCCACTGAATGGGCGCAGGTCCACGATATTTCGGCAGAAGCGAAGGATGAACATTGATGGAGCCGATCGCCGGCGCATCGAGAAACCATTTAGGTATGATAAGCCCAAAGCTGACTACCACGAGCAAATCCGGTCTGAGCGCCGCTATGTCATGGGCAACCGGATCTTTGAAAGAATCAAGCTCAAAAAGAGGCAATTCAAGGCTACGTGCAAACTGAGCCACATCACTGTCACCCACCACATAACCCCGCCCTTTTGGCTTTGCTCTTTTCGTAACAACAAAAGAGACCAGGGAATGAATCGATTGAAGAGGAGGAACCGAAAAACGTGAGGAACCGAAGAAAAGTACCCTCATCTACTCCTTCATATATTCCTTTCGGAATAGTTGTCTCTTGATGGGGCTCAAATGGTCTACGAAGAGAATCCCGTTCAGGTGGTCAATCTCATGCTGACAAGCCCTGGCCAACAACCCTTCGCACTCCATTGTGAATTCTTTGCCGTCCACACCGACAGCCTTCACCAGTACCTTCTTTGCCCTTTTCACTGTCTCGTAAAATCCGGGCAGACTCAGGCAGCCTTCCTCGGCGGTCTCTTCTGAAGCGAGTTCAATAATCTCAGGATTAATGAGGACGAGCGGCTCCGATTCCTTTTCCAATCCCATGTCGAGGGTTATGATCCTCACAGCAAGACCTACCTGGTTAGCTGCCAGACCCACGCCCCGAGCCGCACGCATGGTTTCGATCATGTCTTCTGAGAGCCTGCAGAGTTCACCAGAGACATCGGTCACCTTGTCAGCAACTTTCCTGAGCACCGGATCGGGATACTTTCGGATGGGATGGATTGCCATGGCCCATATTTTAATCTGGCGTCATGGCATAGTCAACTTGCGCGGATACTTCCTTATGTTCTGCGGGTCAGGCGTTTGTCCAGTCTATAACAACTACCCTCCGTCTGCTTGGAATAGCGCTTCATCTCCGAAGCTATTTCCGTTATCTCAACTGAGAGGGTGAATGGTACAAATTTGTTGTGCGCCACGCCGATAGAGATGGACATTATGGGGAAAGAGAGGCTGTTTCCGGTCCTGTCAACTGCCTCTATGAAACCCTTCTCCCTTTCCTCCTCATCGTAGAATATCGAGATGATGCCGTCGAAATTTCGTATGATCTTCTCTGATATAACGCCAACCTGCTCGTAATTGACGATGAATACGAAGTCGTCTCCTCCGATGTGGCCGATGAAGCTGTTGGCCGGCTGCTCCTCCTTGACTGTGTTGAGAATCAGCCTTCCTACCATTTTGAGCACCTCGTCGCCGCGAGAGAACCCGTACTTATCGTTGAATGGTTTGAAGTCATCGAGGTCAGCCCAGGCCACCGCAAAGACTTCGCCTGAATCAAGCCTGCTCTGTATCTGCTTGAGGATGGCGATATTGCCGGGGAGTCTTGTCAATGGGTTGATCTCCACAAAACGGGCTGACCGCTGCAGGCATAACTCGACGCGGGCCCTCAATTCAGCCTCCAGGTTCGACTTTCTCACGTAATCATCCGCGATCATGCCGTGCCGGTTGGGTGAAACCATGGTATCTTCAGCGACGACCATGACCGGAATCTGGCCAAAAATCGGATCGTTTTTTAAGTCGCTCAGGATCCCCCATGTCCAGGGATCATTGACGCCTGCCGACTCGATGACAATAAGGTCGGGCATAGAGCTGTATACATAGTCGAGGGAGGATTGAATATTACTGAAGAGAACCACACGAAAGGAATCGGCCAGAAGACGCTCCAGCTTGTTTCGCAGGACCAGATCCGCAGTGAGCAGCACGACCGATTTCAAGCTGCCCTTCCCGGCACCAGGAGATCTTCCGTTTGTGACAGCACGTCCTCCGTAGCGATCAATATCTCTCGTATATCCGCGTCGGAAAGATCCAGCAACCGCCAGGCGGTCTCGTTGACGTTCGGCACCAGTCCGTCACCCGCAAAGCCGAAACCCCTTCCCCTGACAAGTATATCGGAGAAATGCACGATCGCCGTCTGGAGGCCGTAATGCTTCGCAAGAGTGGGCCGATGATGATACGCGATCTCCTCGACCAGGCTGCGCGGAAAATTCCACTTCTTTCCTATCCAGGCAGCGACCTCACCATGCGTCGCGCCGAAAAATTCCCTCTCCGCTTCAGTGATAAACATACACCTCGTGCCGGCTTCGTCCATAGACTGCTTGTACACGTCCGGGAACTGGAGGCTAAGGAAGACCTTGCCGATATCGTGGAGCAATCCGGCCACCGAGACCTCCTCCGGGTCCTTCAGTCCTTTTTTCTTACCGATGATTCCGCACACTATCGCACAGCCAACGGAGTGCTCCCAGAGACCGACAATCGATTTGCGCATAATCTCCAATACAGAAACCCCGAGGAGCAAGCCCCTGGCGACATTCAAACCGAGAAGGAGCAAAGCCTGGGTCAGCGACGATATGCGCCCTGGAAATCCGTAAATCGGTGAATTCACGACTTTCAGAATTTTTGCGGCAAGTACAGGGTCCTGAGAGACAACCGTTGCTATTTCAGCCAGTGAAACTCTCGGATTTTCACACATTTCCAGCAACTTCCTCAGAACCGTCGGGATGGTGGGAAGCGCACCCATTTGTTCAATTTGCGATCTCACGTCACGTGCAGTCAGCACGAGTAAAGCTCCTCTAAATGCCCCTGCAGTAGGTTTCTCAGCTCTTCCATGTGCGGCTTTCCGCGGGTCCTGGCGAATCGTGCATCCAGGGCCGATAGCTCGTCTTCAAGGCGTACTGCGTCCGCCTCGCGCTTTACGAATACGTACCGGACGTTTGCATTGACGAGTTTCTGAATAATCTTATCCGTTACGACAGTGCCCTCGTTGATAAGCTTCACGCCGGCATCGTTGCATGCAGCTTTCGAAAGCTGCATGCCGACCTCCACGTATTTGAGTGCAATCCTAGACATACGATTCCTCTAATACGTTATCGACCATAGCGGCCTCAGGTTAAATGCAAAAAGCAATTTTTTTCAACCTGAGGATGATATCTTGATAGTCGGGGCTTATATTGTATCAGGCAAACAGAATCACACCGTGGAGGGAAAACATGGCAAGACAAGATAGGCTGTTGCAGGAAGATGTACATGATCCCTATTTCGTCAAACAGAGATACCGTGATCCTTCAGTGTGCCAACGGTGCGGTGTTCTCTTCAGGAATGGCGCATTTGAATGGGTCAAGAAATTGCCCCCGCAAGCAGCCAAGATGGTCTGTCCAGCATGCCGCAGAATAGAAGACAAGTTCGAAGGCGGCGTCGTAACCCTCGCAGGCGATTTTCTTTTGCAGCACAAGAGCGATATCATGAACATTATCGCGAACACCCAAAAGGCGGAGCAAACGTCCCGTCCCCTTGAGAGGATCATCTCCTTGATAGACACCGGCACGAAGATAGAGATCCGCACGACCTATGAGCATATTGCCCGCAGGATAGGCGAAGCGGTCAACAAGGCATACAAGGGCGAACTTTCGGTTCAATACCCCGAAGGTGAGAAATACGCGCGGATATTCTGGAGGAGAGGCGAGGCATAAAAAGCCCCCGTATTGTCAAACCGCAGGTTCTGCTCGCTGAAATCCTCTGAGGAAAGCGTTCGGATAAGGTGCAGCGCTGCCTGCTTTTGGTCCTTGAAGGGAATGCCGCCATTACGGAGCCTCACCGGGACTACTCTTCCCCATACAAGATTCCCTGTCTCCAGGTCCAGTTCGGCGTGGAGTATCAGGCTGATCCCACTGAGACCCTGCGTGTTGATGCCTCTGTACGTAGCGAAATTCCCGAGACTGTACGCGATCAGTTTGTTCTTGTAGAGTTCGAAGCCCCGTACGACGTGCGGACCGTGCCCTATGAGCAGGTCTGCTCCGGCATCCACCGCCTCATGAGCAAATCGTTTTGTCTCGCCTCTTCTTTCCCCCTCATGGAATTCGGCGCCATCGCCTATGTGAAGCGCATCTGTTCCTTCGGGGCCTGCATGAAACGAGACGATAAGAATATCGTTTTCGGCTTTCAGTTTTTTCACTACGCGCCTCATGCCGTTGATGTCCAGGACTGACGGGAAAGATGAGCCGTTCTTCGAAAAGGAAAACCCCACCAGAGCCACTCTTTTCCCGGCGACGCGAATCCTTGCAACGTCCTTACCACCTGCCGGCTGCACAAATGCGCCCCGCAGGGTTGCCCGGGTACTTCTCTCCCCTTCAAGCCCAAAGTCCAGGATATGGTTGTTCGCGGTGCTCACCACGTTGAAGCCTGCCTCCGCCAGGTGCGCAACGTATCTGGTCGGCGTCCTGAACGTGTAGCACACTGCCGATTCTTCCCGGCCGGCACATTTGTCTGTGATGCCTCCGTCAATAAGGGGACCCTCCAGGTTGCCGAACACTACGTCTGCGCCCCTCAGGCTCTTCCGTACCTCTCGAAAAAGATGCTGCCCGTCGTGGGGAGGGAGTTTCTCTGCAGGAAAGGTCGTCCCCATCATGACATCACCGACCGCCGCGATCGTGAGAAATCTTTTCTGTTGGACTGCAGGGTCGACAGATACTGTGATCAGCAGGAATATCAGCGCGGGAGTCAT contains the following coding sequences:
- a CDS encoding HDOD domain-containing protein, whose translation is MNQSFMTRNPLLDKSRNIVGYEVRFRDINAFRPDVIPTKSQGEALALFLKEGDLRQVTGEKLALVNLGPDLVNNHITALVPKERVVLGISSETSLENVVLIEQCKVLHEQGYRFCLNKFAPDKSFSPFLQVAEFVELSATGKDHARMAEDVSLVKKLPAKLLASDVNSEEEYAICQDLGFDLYEGRFYYKQPVAGSKSVSPSQLLLLELSAHLARDEDVYKVEAVFKKNPELSFGLLKLINSAFFRVQQRVTSIRQAIALLGYGNLQKWVGLLLFTVDHRDHTFNPLVEKVLTRGRMMELLAERVTGSKTAADSAFIVGMLSFVDVLFGKPLKEIVEKLSLADEIRDALTERAGVLGTLLAITEDLDDEKYEELSNKCTSLGIRPIDLLSIETKAMLEYQASLNDDLRRVTQEKEAS
- a CDS encoding HDOD domain-containing protein: MDVFVARQPIFDAHQAVYGYELLYRSGSANAYEGTDGSQASLSVIRNAFLMAGPEVLTGRKKAFINFTKDLLVSGVALSLPNDRTVVEILEDVEPDEPSLKACRDLKEAGFTLALDDYTLANTTQDAFLQIADIVKVDFKLTPEQDRGKVIQRLSQYSKQFLAEKVETRQDFKDAVTKGYALFQGYFFSKPVMVSGKDIPTIKLNYMEMVREVNRRELDFFQLEKVIKQDPSLCYTLLNYINSAYFGLREHITSIRHAMVLLGESEVRKWASLVLFTFIGKDKPSEVIVTSLIRAKMCEALTPHVGLKGAESELFFVGMFSLLDVLIGRPLSEIVKSMHLSAEVKNALLGIKNKYRDIFELVINYQSGNWEKFLKSINKLSLNQTIVPKLYLESVEWADQIASLKEDSGN
- a CDS encoding GNAT family N-acetyltransferase; the protein is MSNFLDKLTIRIMRDDDLDAIVDIDTKVLGEPRRDYWVTKIIKQADSRPHDASLVAEVDGKVTGFILGEVSGWEFKVPNNIGWIDTIGIDPDYQNRGIAKELANALVTNLRAHSVDTIYTLVNWNDWDLLQFFHAMGFTRGDMINLVLKV
- a CDS encoding LysM peptidoglycan-binding domain-containing protein, with product MRKALLGLVCMLAVFGMATALAPNGSSAIASVPVAVPMLEDRQSLANDRNDLSITLPAGKGRAVGDPSDSSSVEIEEEESPLLVGPGSLENFDIPVVFNEAVQYFIHFFTVEKRKVFTNWLRRSERYVPMIRDILRQHNLPEDLVYLAMIESGFNTRAYSPMKACGPWQFIYETGERYGLRVNHWVDERRDPEKSTIAAARYLRSLFNQFGDWYLAAAGYNAGEKRIERAILRHETTDFWELSKYNTLPKETREYIPQLIAAAIIAKNPEKYGFTNIAYESPIEFIRVQVPGGVRLETVARAASVEMAVIKSLNPELLTGITPPDAQSYAMKLPTGIEAQEFRENMVQALQNERKVKGFTTHIVKKKDSLPKIMKRYGVSYAELTLVNYCDGGLKTKQGSAIYIPSFYKQVANKSEEDVRTAGAPKTEVSAKHLEARNETPAVPKTAPKAEKKKEVKAFHIVKKGERLTDISEKYGVDVATLKEINRLKKDQIYPNMRIELVSKKMTQPRPAAKYHTVKKGENLSDISEKYGVNMVTLKKVNKLRNDRIMAGMKLRLPDKKG
- the fmt gene encoding methionyl-tRNA formyltransferase gives rise to the protein MRVLFFGSSRFSVPPLQSIHSLVSFVVTKRAKPKGRGYVVGDSDVAQFARSLELPLFELDSFKDPVAHDIAALRPDLLVVVSFGLIIPKWFLDAPAIGSINVHPSLLPKYRGPAPIQWAVRNGESETGISIIRMSERMDAGDILYQERFCIEESEDAERLSERLSQRTAVLLPGFLGEIEQGGLPEGRAQKEEDATYTPMISREMGLINWAAGASEIVRQVRALVGWPTAYTYIDGKLLKVFAADFGHRTEEAEPGRVLEVLPGGLLIATPGGSVLLRDVQMENRKRMNGAEFARGYRGILGKKLGL
- the def gene encoding peptide deformylase — encoded protein: MAIHPIRKYPDPVLRKVADKVTDVSGELCRLSEDMIETMRAARGVGLAANQVGLAVRIITLDMGLEKESEPLVLINPEIIELASEETAEEGCLSLPGFYETVKRAKKVLVKAVGVDGKEFTMECEGLLARACQHEIDHLNGILFVDHLSPIKRQLFRKEYMKE
- a CDS encoding diguanylate cyclase, with protein sequence MKSVVLLTADLVLRNKLERLLADSFRVVLFSNIQSSLDYVYSSMPDLIVIESAGVNDPWTWGILSDLKNDPIFGQIPVMVVAEDTMVSPNRHGMIADDYVRKSNLEAELRARVELCLQRSARFVEINPLTRLPGNIAILKQIQSRLDSGEVFAVAWADLDDFKPFNDKYGFSRGDEVLKMVGRLILNTVKEEQPANSFIGHIGGDDFVFIVNYEQVGVISEKIIRNFDGIISIFYDEEEREKGFIEAVDRTGNSLSFPIMSISIGVAHNKFVPFTLSVEITEIASEMKRYSKQTEGSCYRLDKRLTRRT
- a CDS encoding HDOD domain-containing protein, with protein sequence MLTARDVRSQIEQMGALPTIPTVLRKLLEMCENPRVSLAEIATVVSQDPVLAAKILKVVNSPIYGFPGRISSLTQALLLLGLNVARGLLLGVSVLEIMRKSIVGLWEHSVGCAIVCGIIGKKKGLKDPEEVSVAGLLHDIGKVFLSLQFPDVYKQSMDEAGTRCMFITEAEREFFGATHGEVAAWIGKKWNFPRSLVEEIAYHHRPTLAKHYGLQTAIVHFSDILVRGRGFGFAGDGLVPNVNETAWRLLDLSDADIREILIATEDVLSQTEDLLVPGRAA
- a CDS encoding BCAM0308 family protein — translated: MARQDRLLQEDVHDPYFVKQRYRDPSVCQRCGVLFRNGAFEWVKKLPPQAAKMVCPACRRIEDKFEGGVVTLAGDFLLQHKSDIMNIIANTQKAEQTSRPLERIISLIDTGTKIEIRTTYEHIARRIGEAVNKAYKGELSVQYPEGEKYARIFWRRGEA
- a CDS encoding CapA family protein, producing MATLLSRCALCMTPALIFLLITVSVDPAVQQKRFLTIAAVGDVMMGTTFPAEKLPPHDGQHLFREVRKSLRGADVVFGNLEGPLIDGGITDKCAGREESAVCYTFRTPTRYVAHLAEAGFNVVSTANNHILDFGLEGERSTRATLRGAFVQPAGGKDVARIRVAGKRVALVGFSFSKNGSSFPSVLDINGMRRVVKKLKAENDILIVSFHAGPEGTDALHIGDGAEFHEGERRGETKRFAHEAVDAGADLLIGHGPHVVRGFELYKNKLIAYSLGNFATYRGINTQGLSGISLILHAELDLETGNLVWGRVVPVRLRNGGIPFKDQKQAALHLIRTLSSEDFSEQNLRFDNTGAFYASPLLQNIRAYFSPSGY